GTGCAACATGCCTAGCCAGCAGTTCTTTGGTTTTTCTGAAGAAAATTCTAATTGGCATATCTGGTCACGTGAGTCATTGTTAAGCAATGGTGCTGATCTTTATGCAACCGTACTGTCTATAAGGTTTGGGAGCCTGCAGTGAAGTCATCTGGATAAGGGATGACAGGTTTCTCCAATTGAAAGCAATCTGcccaaatgaactgaatcaactttctgggatttcctAACTTGATTATCAAGCATTCATCAAGCTCTGAATACGTTTgtttaaacaacacattttgATAGCATTTATTTCATTACTTACCTTCTGGTTTGAGTTTTTCCAGGAACCATTTACTATGGAAacagatatttgttttaaaattgaCGCTCACTATCACTATGTAAGATGATACCGTTGAATACATACTTTAGATAGTTGACTTACATGTAAGGACCAGGTAATCCCCCCAAAGCTCTGAAACATAGACAGGTGTCCTCTACTATGACTGGTCCATCAATCTGAATTGGGGGGGGCGGGGGTGTTAAGGCACTGTCTTTAATTAATACGTGATATGGCAGTGGTATTACATTGTACCTGTCGTGCAGCCTCCTTACACTTCTGTATGGAGATCTCATCTGGCTCTCCCTGGTATTCAGGCACTGCATAAAGAAAATTTTGCAAAAGCAATGACCACataattttaatgtatttatttttctttagccGGTGGTGTTACTTTTGATACTCACAGTCGATCTTTTTCGCCACTAGTTTGTAGGGAAACTTGTCGCCCAGTATCTGAATGACCTGATGGATCACAAACAAGCAGACGAAGCATAAATCTTCATAAATCTTGTGAGGCCTTTTTGTGGCAAACGAAACAAGGGATTTCTGGATTAAGTTACTGCTCCAGTCTCAATCTCACTTTAACTAGCTAGCTCAACATGCAGCATGAAAAGGACCGTTAAATGAACACTATTCTTCCTGGAACGGATTAGAAAGGCCACTCCGACCGTAAACATACAATCCATCTCAGGTATGAAGTATTTGTTTCTTACTTCTTCAAGTTTTTTTGCGTTCCCTGTCACGAAAACCACAGACCTTCCAGCGGGTACCGCCATGATGAATTGAACCCGGATGACTAACAACAGCGAACCGAGCACTTCCACATATGCAGCGACCAATAACAGCAACTCTGAAAGCCTCAGCCAATCATCGTTAAATCTGTAGGGGCACTCCACCAATCAGCAAGCGGTACTGGAAGCAatgttgtccgggtggaaatCAGAGCCAAGTGCCATGTGTAGAAGTGGCTGTAGGTAAAGTTACGGTAAAATCTGCAACGTTTTGAACCATCACAGACGACCATGAGTCTTTTACCTCGCACCGCCGAGGAGTTCAGCTCTGCTGAGTACTGGGAGAAGTTTTTTAAGAAGAGAGGGGAGAAGGCTTTTGAATGGTATGGAGACTACAACAAACTGTGCGGTGTGCTGCACAAATACATCAAAGTCCAAGATAAGGTAAATTGGGTGACGAAGGGGTTTGGCGAAACACTCACTGTTTCTTTTAATACTGCATTAAGAAATTTAGTTTGCCACATGATTTCAAGAGCAACAGTGATATGCAGAGCTGCAGTAACTACAGAGAGCTGATGTGCCAGATCATCAAGATTGAGGAGAGAACTGATGATCAGCAAGCAACAGTATGCCTTTATAAAGAGAAAGAACACTACAGAGGCAATGTTCGTTTTGAGTGTTTTAATGGAGAAATATAGAGAAGGTCTGAAGGAGTAGCACTGTGCTTTAGAGAAAGCATATGATAGGGAGTCAAGAAAGTAACTGTGGTACTATGTGAGGAAGTCAGGAGAAGTATGGTAGGGTAATGCAGACATATATGAGGTGTCCGGTAGGGGTGACAGATTGGTTGAAGGTGGGGGTGGGATTACATCGGGGATCTGTTTTGAGCCCCTTCTTGTTTGCTGTGGTGATGAATAGATTGACCGTTGATGTCGGGCAGGAATTTCTGCAgatgacagacagacacatgacCTGTGGTGAGAGTAGGGATGCAGACGGGAGGGAGCCTTGAGAGATCCAGTATTCTCTGGATAGAAGCCCAATGAAAGTCAGTGAAACGAGACAGAATACATGTTTGTGAGTGAGAGGGAGATAGGTGTAAAGAGGAAGAGGCGTAAAGGTTGCAAGTTTAAAAAGTTGGGGGCAATGAACAGTGAACAAGAGAGATGAAGTGGGGTGGAGAATTTTCAGGGTAATTTGTAACAGAATTATGAAAGCAAGAATGAAAgtgaaggtttacaagatgggactgagacctgctatgatgtataTTCTGAAGACAGTGGCACTAACAAAAAGATAGGAGGCCGAGCTGGAGGCAGAAGAGTTGAGTGTATCAGAGGAAAAACGCAGGTcaagcagtttggagacaaagtcagAGAAGCAAGGACGGGTTTGGACCTTTACAGAGAAGAGATggtggatatattggacaaagaATGCTGAATATGAAGCTGTCAGgcaggaagaaaagagaaagacttCAGAgaaggttcatggatgtagtgaaagtGGACATAGGAGGATGTGAGGGACTGGATGAGATGGAAGCAGGTCATCTGCTCTGATGACACCTAAATAGGAAAGCTGAGCAAAGAAGAAAAGTTTACCAAATCATCCACCTCCTGAAATGTTTATATACTTGGGTGTTGCTAACACTGATTGTGCCTTGGTATATTTCTTGCCTTGATAAGTGACCGCTAGGCTTTATTTCTGTCCTTCAGGTGCTGGTGGTTGGTTGTGGTAACTCTGAGCTGAGTGAACAGATGTATGATGTTGGCTACAAGCATCTGACCAATATAGACATTAGTGAGACTGTGGTCAACAACATGAACCAGCGAAATGCTGAGCGCAGGCCAGGCCTTACCTTCCATCAGGTGGATGCTACTAAAACTCCATATGAGGATGCAAGCTATCAGGCTGCTCTGGACAAGGGCACCTTAGATGCTATGGCATCTGAAGAAGAAGGAGCTTTGGCCAGGAACATGCTCACAGAGGTGAGAAGCAGGTTGATCAGGCTGTGCATCATCAATATACACCTCTGCATGAACTTCACTGTATTTTTCTTGTGTTTCCAGGTGGGTCGTGTGCTAAGTGTCGGGGGTCGTTATGTCTGTGTGACACTGGCTCAGGAGAGCGTGATCAAGTTGGCTGTGGAGCATTTTGTTCAGCTCGGCTGGGCAGTGAGGCTCCACTGCCTGCAGGAAGAAAACAGGACAGAGGAAGACTCGTTTGCTCTGCCTGTTTTTGTTCTGGTTTGCACCAAGTTCCGTCAGCCTATGCCCACACCCATTCTTGAGATGTGCCTCAGAGAGGATGGAGCCCCTGTCCGTCACACGCATGTTTCTGAACTGTTGTCAGCTGTGAGGGAGCATCAGGCTTACTCCGTCTTGAGAAAGAGGCTCCGGACGAACACTGATGCCAACTCAAACCTCTCACTCACGCTCTGCCATGCAAAGACCGGCCTTCCCAGATACACTCTTACAATACAAGATTCTCCACCAGGTGCTAAGGTTCCAAGAGCAAACCAGTTTGCTATATTTATCGGTGAGCCCAGGCTTCAATTCATCAAGTTTCTGCCTTCTAATGGAATTGGGTGTATTTAGTCCTttgatttgttgtttgttttgtcagttCCTCAAGGGAGTGAGACAGCCTGGCTCTACAGCTCTGGTGAGGGGCGGAGGCAGCTAGCAGCCAGTGCTAACTTTCGGCGCTTGGTTATTGTATCAATGCACAGGAATCAGGAGTACACAGAGATGCAAGCTGTCCAGTCAGAACTCTCACCAGTGGTGATGGACCTGGCTCCCCCGGGTATGCCAGCCAACCACCAGGTAACCACTCATAAGCatcccttttttaaaaacatgctaTGTAAAATATTAACAGTCTAAAGAAGCACTTTCCTTTGTGCTCTTTTCCCTGTTTTCAGGTGCCATTTCTGTCTGTGGGAGGTGACCTTGGCTGGCGAGAGGAGGTTAGCAGGGGAGTGAGTCAGCTGAGTGGGGAGTATTGCGTGGAGAATGTCAAAGGAGAGGACGGAGAACTGTATCGCCGACTTGTTTTCCTGTCTAATGCTGCCCTTGTCCAATCAGAGAGCCGTCTGGTCTCATCAAATACAAGTAATGTCTTGTACTTTCCTGATTTGTTTCACTtaataataaagtattttttATGAATGGTCTTTTTACAAGTAAATAATTAACCTACTGAGCACAACCAATGATGCACAGACATACAGTATAGGGAGATTACCAGTTAATACCAGAATGCATGAAACTGAGCAAACCAAAAcgcaaaaggaaaaaacagaagatgTTGAAGTTGTACAGCTcttaattttattgttttgtatttggGCAGCGACAAGtcagaagaaaaagaacaaaaggaagGCCAAGGCATCAGCAGCTCCAGTAGCATCTTCAACCTCCATGACTGTGGACAGTGGCTTCCTCTGCTGTGCTCACCATGAAGTCATGGTGGCTTGTCTTGCTATGCTTGGCGTGGGCATGCCACAGAACAAAGGTGTGTGTATGTAGGAAGAACCTATCATGTAATTCATGCATTTATCACTCTTCAGTTGCTCTAAAATATCACATTCAATTAAACTTCATTCCCTAATCCTTCCTAGACATCCCAGTGTCAGTGCTCCTGGTGGGGCTCGGTGGAGGAGGCCTTCCACAGTTTCTGCGGGACTTTATGCCCAATGTAACTATTGAAGTTGTGGAACTAGACCCAGTTGTGTTGGAGGTGGCTAAACAATGGTTCGGGTTTCAACCAGATGACCGTTTGACTGTCACTCTTGGGGATGGTCTGGAACGCATTTGTGCACTGGAAAAAGAAGGTCAGTGAGGGTGTGGATTACAGTGCAATTAAAAGTAATCCAGTGAATATAATGGTTCATCGgtattaaaaataaagtatgttttttccttttctctaggtggtcatttgtttgatgccatcatgtttgaTGTAGACAATAAAGATAGCACTCTGGGTATGAGCTGTCCTCCTGCTGCCTTTGTAGAAACCCCAATCCTGCAGAAAGTCCGTAACTTGCTAACTCCCAGAGGTAcagaatcattttaaaatacttTATCTCTTATGCTTAAATCTTATCTTTTTTGCTAAATTGATGTGACACTTGCAACCAAAATAAAATAGACTAATAAACAGCCATACTTTTATCAGTCTCAAATATGACATGTTACTTTTTGATACAAACAGTTTATCAAAGTTATGTGCTTAGTTTTCAAGTAATATCCTTTCTTTATCTCTCCCTGCCAGGTCTGTTCATACTGAACCTTGCATGTCGAGACCCAGCCTTGAGGAAAAGCGTGCTTGAGCGTGTCAGCGGCGTGTTTCCCACCATCCTGTCTCGAAAGATCGAGGAAGAGATAAATGAAGTCCTTCTGTGCACTCGTGGTGAAAAGGAGACAACGGACGCCACCCACATTTTGCCATCCTTAAACCAGGCAGCCAAGAATCTGCAGAGTGCACTGTGCTCCAGCGGGACTGAACCCAGCCGTAGGCCGCATATAGACATTGCAGAGTTGCTAAAAGACTTGAGAATAGTGTGAAGCATGTTTGTGACCATTGAGGGCTGAGGTTAACCACGTGTCGGGACAGTGTTTGAGATTGTACGACAAACATATTAAAATATGGGAAAAAGTGCTTTGACTTTGCCATTCAGTACAATGTCATTTAAAGTGTACATGTGTAACATAAGCAGTCACAAATAAACGTTTTATCCTTTAAACTTAAGTAGTAGAGTGGTACTGAAACTATTCTAACTATGCTGTTAGATGTCATAGATGGGACTGCATTATTTCACCACTAAATGCCTTCACTTTCTCTTTTACTTGTCTGTTTTCCATTGCACTGCACAGTGCTGGCTCCCTGCTCTGGTGAAGAATGCAGCAGCGTTATTTACAGTAGATGAATCGCACACTCTGGTTCTTGTTGCAAGTGTTGAGAGGGGAGCAGCGCAGACCTCCCCACACTGGATACGTGGGATTTTAAATAGCTGGAGGAGTGAATCCTCGCGTGCGCTCTCTTAATTCGGGGTACCTTCATAACTGGCTGTGAAGTTTGTCTATCTCCTGTTTAAGGGGTGGGGGCTGCTGAGTTAAACTTCTTTATTACCGCGCATGCGCACAAAACTGTTCCGTAAGCTGTCAAATCAGAGCGTTTTCTACTGAACAGAGACCAGACATAGCACGGTGAGCGGTGACTAACTAATTAAAAATGTCCCGAGTTTAAGGAAAGCGACTCCCGTTACGAATTGCTGGAGTTTTAAAACAACGGAAAATGACTTCGAAGAGCTTTTTTCGGAGAGCAGAGGGGCGTGAGTACAAATGTGGACACTATCGTCGTTCCCAGACACACTAACCAGACCGTACTAACGACTCCTTAAAGCTGCGGATCTTTAAAAGTTCACACCGATCTTCAAGAAAACTCTAATTTGCAGTTTTTAATAACAGCAATAATAATTCTGGTTACCAGCAGCCACTCACTATGATAGTTACTTTATCAAGTGGTGTAGACTAGAAGCGGAGGTAAAGAGGCTTGGCAGGAGCTGGACAGGTAGCTACTCCCGTTGCGATGGGCAACCGCGGGATGGAGGATCTAATTCCGCTGGTCAACCGCCTTCGAGATGCCCTGAGCAGCGTGGGGGAAAGCTGCAGCCTCCACCT
The window above is part of the Maylandia zebra isolate NMK-2024a linkage group LG23, Mzebra_GT3a, whole genome shotgun sequence genome. Proteins encoded here:
- the mettl13 gene encoding eEF1A lysine and N-terminal methyltransferase, translated to MSLLPRTAEEFSSAEYWEKFFKKRGEKAFEWYGDYNKLCGVLHKYIKVQDKVLVVGCGNSELSEQMYDVGYKHLTNIDISETVVNNMNQRNAERRPGLTFHQVDATKTPYEDASYQAALDKGTLDAMASEEEGALARNMLTEVGRVLSVGGRYVCVTLAQESVIKLAVEHFVQLGWAVRLHCLQEENRTEEDSFALPVFVLVCTKFRQPMPTPILEMCLREDGAPVRHTHVSELLSAVREHQAYSVLRKRLRTNTDANSNLSLTLCHAKTGLPRYTLTIQDSPPGAKVPRANQFAIFIVPQGSETAWLYSSGEGRRQLAASANFRRLVIVSMHRNQEYTEMQAVQSELSPVVMDLAPPGMPANHQVPFLSVGGDLGWREEVSRGVSQLSGEYCVENVKGEDGELYRRLVFLSNAALVQSESRLVSSNTTTSQKKKNKRKAKASAAPVASSTSMTVDSGFLCCAHHEVMVACLAMLGVGMPQNKDIPVSVLLVGLGGGGLPQFLRDFMPNVTIEVVELDPVVLEVAKQWFGFQPDDRLTVTLGDGLERICALEKEGGHLFDAIMFDVDNKDSTLGMSCPPAAFVETPILQKVRNLLTPRGLFILNLACRDPALRKSVLERVSGVFPTILSRKIEEEINEVLLCTRGEKETTDATHILPSLNQAAKNLQSALCSSGTEPSRRPHIDIAELLKDLRIV